From one Octopus bimaculoides isolate UCB-OBI-ISO-001 chromosome 1, ASM119413v2, whole genome shotgun sequence genomic stretch:
- the LOC106873009 gene encoding uncharacterized protein LOC106873009 isoform X6, whose protein sequence is MVRHKTLKRFTPKANSSKAIHSEQSNRRKIHMDSLECKSKFCQCWKDDKDSKLPNAETITAKLQVNKMRKEVVPKFNNATQNVVALLSSNNPSEVLRELLTSGWDINEKSVIDGATALAEAIAHKRFDVVKCLITNGADISIRDDYGKTALMKAIMVKDSNIFHIIWQLRNDSISLLETDLQGKTLLHLAVEVQWEKCVLLLINNGASVNSCDNEGKIPLMLAASQGHNRIVEQLILAGSNILAADKYEETSICHAYQSLMWCTAQQMLNRLTANECRQYVKSLLEKIRSPKECTEAEKIEYYGWILLCLMATAQLVEKDAYIMKVYYKLKVIANVLSSLQMFINKCETVTFISLLCVNCCLTFNFVSCQLEITYRFVLQFLHAGGPEFFLKAATFHQKDGNKNYFCSTACLLPILFLSEVNSGKEWLRNNVMRLLPLVQSFQDCCLENCFLMFTIKLSGKGSQSIHKKIWTHFIEYFNTIAYEKQQETIAQLLGDEIRLNKKKEKKLVKKQLKRKHHPQQSQQAYENPLSEANNGAVTDNTNKSSSDSIFKDVEQEVHDSNLGKLRVDNTSDQSLLSPTELSRKTCKKMLLMNSVSKNSHDAFPSPDGNSLDTICEKSVENIKTVSEDLPSKSYNEVEHNTNVNRDCYSIDEDLGAQWTTVVAKKSTCKYENRTKHGMKTEAKIPEKIDNNSRKSSSYPITKHYVNEGAVKVDSTLGSNFRTQNNKTALNATSENRNIPVESDKITPRKNFLCPTYSTNVPQDLNKQKFQATQVPSSESPEKYKAKPVSGRRNSINSTPSPYPYFSKKNKSNLATKQNVNCTYSSVLDSQHKTGKISLEELLIAKIESYCKSEDNLVDNNYASLETKPETSVENTHITNPSKESNVGLPFFMPSIHFESEKDWKPARINKKSLQTDVQEDRPEVMKVVTPRQVLPNKTLTKSDDLDTQVFLDKKHAQVIHNAPAVDNQPDVNRTDVNFKPDVNTTPDVNFEPNVNITPDVKTTLVDVTPVAITTLVDVTPVAKTTLVDVTPVAITTHVNVTLDADTKPDVGITPNVDVPDDDDTAVIDTISDLDVTEDLDDTPDLGAMPDLDVTQELDSAAELDVTPDVESISNYTTTQNIQSVHISRNHEFVNSATKSQDISTNKENYLQMEDDNLDNKEYFKIRQKKEDFTNNSLSKELKLVERAQSVNSHFFQDLLLPVQQKGDEKHEQKNEKVSESIEKSMERAFSFKTPKQYTESNKENCLKKTETKRYHMARFSKDPVCLNLSSVRSSPAFRDIQLTWMRQYLQQLCQNSITRDLVYNHNAFYYMTYFSQKEKDSLMSDFPEIFSSNVSTGYHISYHLTKTSMKEDNKDSTLKQKLNIPMFLKQPTIFSDIKKSFVPFEKHQKSVRWQKHLNHLLQLSPRNLCYVEDVILPLYIRNYNINGKSFCCCGTSL, encoded by the exons GTGGTAGCCTTACTTTCAAGTAATAACCCCAGTGAGGTCTTAAGAGAATTGTTAACTTCCGGCTGGGACATAAATGAGAAGAGTGTAATT gaTGGTGCAACAGCTCTGGCGGAAGCCATTGCACACAAACGTTTTGATGTGGTCAAATGTTTGATCACTAATGGGGCCGATATTTCTATCAGAGATGAT TATGGAAAAACAGCCCTTATGAAAGCTATAATGGTTAAAGACTCGAATATTTTTCACATCATCTGGCAACTTAGAAATGACAGCATAAGTTTACTTGAAACAGATCTT CAAGGCAAAACACTTCTTCATTTAGCAGTTGAAGTGCAGTGGGAGAAATGTGTCTTGTTATTGATCAATAATGGTGCTTCAGTGAACTCATGTGACAAT GAAGGAAAGATACCTCTAATGTTGGCTGCTTCACAAGGACATAACAGAATCGTTGAACAACTTATTCTTGCTGGAAGTAATATATTGGCTGCAGATAAG TATGAAGAAACATCCATCTGTCATGCCTACCAGTCATTAATGTGGTGTACAGCTCAGCAAATGCTTAACAGACTCACAGCCAATGAGTGTAGACAGTATGTGAAG agtctGCTGGAGAAAATTCGTTCTCCAAAGGAGTGCACTGAAGCTGAGAAAATTGAATATTATGGTTGGATTCTTCTGTGTTTGATGGCAACTGCTCAACTAGTTGAGAAAGATGCGTACATTATGAAAGTTTATTACAAACTAAAAGTGATAGCTAATGTGCTCAGCAGCCTGCAAATGTTCATCAATAAATGTGAAACAGTGACTTTTATCAGCCTCTTATGTGTCAACTGTTGTCTTACCTTTAATTTTGTGTCTTGTCAACTAGAAATTACCTACCGTTTTGTTCTGCAATTTCTCCATGCTGGTGGACCAGAATTCTTTCTTAAG gCAGCTACTTTTCACCaaaaagatggaaataaaaattacttttgttCAACAGCATGTCTTCTTCCAATATTATTTTTGTCTGAAGTAAATTCAGGAAAGGAGTGGCTTAGAAATAATGTCATGAGACTGCTTCCATTAGTGCAAAGTTTCCAAGATTGTTGTCTGGAAAACTGCTTTTTGATGTTCACTATAAAACTGTCTGGTAAAGGATCTCAGTCAATCCATAAAAAG ATCTGGACTCATTTTATAGAATACTTCAATACCATAGCATATGAAAAACAACAAGAGACTATTGCACAGCTGTTGGGTGATGAAATACGGctgaacaaaaagaaagaaaagaaattggtgAAGAAACAGTTAAAGAGAAAACATCACCCACAACAATCTCAACAGGCATATGAAAATCCTCTCTCTGAGGCCAATAATGGTGCTGTAACagataatacaaataaaagtTCTTCAGATTCTATTTTTAAAGATGTAGAACAAGAAGTGCATGACTCGAATTTAGGAAAGCTCAGAGTTGACAATACATCTGACCAGTCACTTTTGTCACCAACTGAATTGAGcagaaaaacatgcaaaaaaatgtTACTGATGAACTCAGTGTCTAAAAACTCACATGACGCATTCCCATCTCCAGATGGAAATAGTTTGGACACTATTTGTGAAAAAtcagttgaaaatataaaaactgtCTCTGAAGATTTGCCTTCTAAATCTTACAATGAAGTGGAACACAATACAAATGTAAATAGAGATTGCTATTCAATAGATGAAGATTTAGGTGCACAGTGGACGACAGTGGTTGCCAAGAAATCTACCTGTAAATATGAAAATCGAACCAAACATGGAatgaaaacagaagcaaaaattcctgaaaaaattgataataattcCAGAAAATCTTCAAGTTATCCAATTACAAAACATTATGTAAATGAAGGGGCAGTTAAAGTAGACAGTACTTTAGGGTCCAATTTTAGGACTCAGAATAATAAAACTGCTTTAAATGCTACTTCAGAAAATCGCAACATACCTGTAGAAAGTGATAAAATTACTCCAAGAAAAAATTTCCTTTGCCCTACTTATTCTACAAATGTACCCCaagatttaaataaacaaaaatttcagGCAACACAAGTCCCTTCTTCAGAATCTCCTGAAAAGTACAAAGCAAAACCTGTG agTGGAAGGAGAAATTCTATAAATTCTACGCCATCCCCTTATCCATACTTTtctaagaaaaacaaatcaaatttggCTACAAAACAGAATGTTAACTGTACATATAGTTCGGTTTTGGATtctcaacataaaacaggaaaaataagcCTTGAAGAATTACTGATAGCTAAGATTGAATCTTATTGCAAAAGTGAGGATAATTTGGTCGACAACAACTATGCATCACTTGAAACAAAACCAGAAACCTCAGTGGAAAATACTCATATTACTAATCCAAGTAAAGAATCTAATGTAGGTTTGCCATTTTTCATGCCTTCCATACATTTTGAATCAGAGAAAGACTGGAAACCAGCTAGAATTAATAAGAAATCTTTACAGACTGATGTCCAAGAAGATAGACCAGAAGTAATGAAAGTTGTAACTCCTAGACAAGTTTTACcaaataaaacattaacaaaatcaGATGATCTAGATACACAAGTCTTTCTGGATAAAAAACATGCACAAGTAATTCATAATGCACCAGCTGTAGATAACCAGCCAGATGTAAATAGAACAGATGTAAATTTTAAACCAGATGTAAATACAACACCAGATGTAAATTTTGAACCAAATGTAAATATTACACCAGATGTTAAAACAACACTTGTAGATGTTACACCAGTTGCTATAACAACACTTGTAGATGTTACACCTGTTGCTAAAACAACACTTGTTGATGTTACACCAGTTGCTATAACAACACATGTAAATGTTACACTAGATGCAGATACTAAACCAGATGTCGGTATTACACCAAATGTAGATGtaccagatgatgatgatacagctGTTATAGATACTATATCAGACTTAGATGTGACAGAAGATTTAGATGATACACCAGATTTAGGTGCTATGCCAGATTTAGATGTTACACAAGAGTTAGATAGTGCAGCAGAATTAGATGTTACACCAGATGTTGAATCTATTTCAAATTACACAaccacacaaaatatacaaagtgTTCACATTTCAAGAAACCATGAATTTGTAAATTCAGCAACAAAATCTCAAGATATctcaacaaataaagaaaattatttacaaatggAAGATGACAACCTAGataacaaagaatattttaaaattagacaGAAAAAAGAGGATTTTACAAACAATTCTCTTTCAAAAGAGTTGAAACTTGTAGAGAGGGCACAGTCAGTAAATTCACATTTCTTCCAAGACCTTTTACTTCCAGTTCAACAAAAAGGTGATGAAAAGCATgagcaaaagaatgaaaaagtatCTGAAAGTATTGAAAAAAGCATGGAAAgggctttttcttttaaaactcctAAACAATACAcagaaagtaataaagaaaattgCCTGAAGAAAACAGAGACCAAACGATATCATATGGCTAGATTCAGTAAAGATCCAGTTTGCCTTAACCTCTCATCTGTTAGAAGCAGCCCAGCCTTCCGAGATATACAATTAACATGGATGCGTCAGTATCTACAACAGCTTTGTCAAAACTCTATTACTAGGGACTTGGTCTATAATCACAATGCATTTTACTACATGACATATTTCAGTCAGAAGGAAAAAGACAGCCTCATGTCTGATTTCCCAGAAATATTCTCTTCAAATGTATCCACAGGATATCACATCAGTTACCATTTAACAAAGACATCCATGAAAGAGGACAATAAAGATAGCACTTTGAAGCAAAAATTAAACATTCCAATGTTTTTAAAGCAACCAACAATATTCAGTGACATTAAGAAGTCTTTTGTTCCATTTGAAAAGCACCAGAAGTCTGTACGTTGGCAAAAGCATCTGAATCATCTACTTCAGCTTTCCCCCAGAAACCTGTGTTATGTTGAAGATGTTATTTTACCACTCTATATCAGAAACTATAACATCAAT GGGAAATCATTTTGTTGTTGTGGGACTTCTCTCTGA